One genomic window of Diospyros lotus cultivar Yz01 chromosome 8, ASM1463336v1, whole genome shotgun sequence includes the following:
- the LOC127808232 gene encoding pathogenesis-related leaf protein 6-like — protein MKLLMSSVSTLALILFTVLATIHSSQAQNAPQDYVNAHNAARAQVGVGPIAWDETVAAFAQNYANQRIGDCNLVHSGGGGMYGENLAKGGGDFTGKAAVDLWVAEKPFYDYNSNSCAAGKQCLHYTQVVWRNSVKVGCAKVRCDDGFWDRPPRATSATGPREWNLGLGDVGPRV, from the coding sequence ATGAAGTTGTTGATGAGCTCTGTGTCAACTTTGGCTCTTATTCTTTTCACGGTGCTGGCAACAATCCATTCCTCCCAAGCGCAAAACGCGCCGCAAGACTACGTGAACGCCCACAACGCCGCCCGTGCCCAGGTGGGCGTCGGGCCGATCGCCTGGGACGAAACCGTGGCGGCCTTCGCCCAGAACTACGCCAACCAGAGGATCGGCGACTGCAATCTTGTGCACTCGGGCGGCGGCGGGATGTACGGGGAGAACCTGGCGAAAGGCGGTGGCGACTTCACGGGGAAGGCGGCGGTGGACCTGTGGGTAGCGGAGAAGCCGTTCTACGACTACAACTCGAACTCGTGCGCGGCGGGGAAGCAGTGCCTGCACTACACGCAGGTGGTGTGGAGGAACTCGGTGAAGGTGGGGTGCGCTAAGGTTAGGtgtgatgatggtttttgggaccgaccaccacgtgctacctctgcgactggacctcgggaatggaacctcggactcggggatgtcggacctcgggtgtag